In Thauera sp. JM12B12, one DNA window encodes the following:
- a CDS encoding ATP-binding protein — MAVEQGTTPPGAAPLDAAQLAEAFALFSRASEELSTAYNALQAQVGQLTERLSVLMGALPAGVLVVDRAGAVVQANRAAEGLFGAGLAGQAWSELAARMQASGTPGEYTLPPMPAPGVAPEGMPAKPGGQGEGPLAEVDLRRVALSESELDSGAERILLVHDVTDTHRMRLTAERNERLAAMGEMVAGLAHQLRTPLAAALLYTGNLRQPELDPAQRAMVADRALERLRYLERLIRDMLLFARGDSAGRQRFAVCELLAELAHTLEPVARARQVAFTADCDCGAAELVGDRKALGGALTNLLENGIQACEAGGTLHCEAALVAPAHSGLGVAAVRFSVRDSGRGIAPELQERLFEPFFTTRAEGTGLGLAIARGVARAHGGDITLRSTPGQGAEFTLVVPLAAAPNGAQENP, encoded by the coding sequence GTGGCGGTGGAGCAGGGCACGACTCCGCCCGGCGCGGCGCCGCTCGATGCCGCACAGCTCGCCGAGGCTTTCGCGTTGTTCAGCCGCGCCTCGGAGGAGCTCTCCACCGCCTACAACGCGCTCCAGGCTCAGGTCGGCCAGCTCACCGAGCGTCTGTCCGTGCTGATGGGGGCGTTGCCTGCAGGTGTGCTCGTCGTCGATCGCGCCGGCGCCGTGGTGCAGGCCAACCGCGCCGCTGAAGGTCTTTTCGGCGCGGGGCTTGCGGGGCAGGCCTGGTCCGAACTCGCCGCACGCATGCAGGCGAGCGGCACGCCAGGCGAGTACACGCTGCCGCCGATGCCCGCTCCCGGGGTGGCGCCGGAGGGGATGCCGGCCAAGCCGGGCGGGCAGGGCGAAGGCCCTCTCGCCGAGGTCGACCTGCGCCGCGTCGCCCTCTCCGAGTCGGAGCTGGATTCCGGCGCCGAACGCATCCTGCTGGTGCACGACGTCACCGATACCCACCGCATGCGCCTCACCGCCGAGCGCAACGAGCGCCTCGCCGCGATGGGCGAGATGGTCGCCGGGCTCGCCCACCAGCTGCGCACGCCGCTTGCGGCCGCGTTGCTCTACACCGGAAACCTGCGCCAGCCCGAGCTCGATCCCGCGCAGCGCGCGATGGTGGCCGACCGTGCGCTCGAACGCCTGCGCTACCTCGAGCGCCTGATCCGCGACATGCTGCTGTTCGCCCGCGGCGACAGTGCCGGGCGTCAGCGCTTCGCGGTGTGCGAGCTGCTCGCCGAACTGGCGCATACGCTCGAGCCGGTGGCGCGCGCGCGCCAGGTGGCGTTCACCGCCGACTGCGACTGTGGTGCGGCCGAGCTCGTCGGCGACCGCAAGGCCCTCGGCGGCGCGCTGACCAACCTGCTGGAGAACGGCATCCAGGCCTGCGAGGCGGGTGGCACGCTGCATTGCGAGGCGGCGCTGGTGGCGCCGGCGCACAGCGGCCTCGGCGTCGCGGCGGTCCGCTTCAGCGTGCGCGACAGCGGCCGCGGCATCGCCCCCGAGCTGCAGGAGCGCCTCTTCGAACCCTTCTTCACCACCCGCGCCGAAGGCACCGGGCTGGGCCTGGCGATCGCCCGCGGCGTCGCCCGCGCCCACGGCGGCGACATCACGCTGCGCTCCACGCCCGGGCAGGGCGCGGAGTTCACCCTCGTCGTGCCGCTGGCGGCGGCGCCCAACGGCGCACAAGAGAACCCATGA
- a CDS encoding sigma-54 dependent transcriptional regulator, translated as MIETLNILVVEDDAALRDAVCFTLEMAHHRVTGVDGGPAALEALERDHFNLVVTDLRMQPMDGLQVLNEVRARRPQLPVLLMTAYGDVDKAVAAMRGGACDFLMKPFEPEVLLESVRRYAAVQPAGEDTIAEDAHTRNLLALAARVAESDATVMLSGESGTGKEVFARYIHQHSPRAKGPFVAINCAAIPENLLEATLFGYEKGAFTGAQAAQPGKFEQAQGGTILLDEISEMPLGLQAKLLRVLQEREVERVGGKKPVALDIRVLATSNRDMLKEVAAGHFREDLYYRLNVFPIAIPALRERPGDIVPLARHFLARHAARQQRRVHLSPAAEALLPRYGWPGNVRELENTMHRVLILTQGDELSAETIRLCLPQWNPEAASAAAEPARIAGFAPAQGHFAPHAEHSATPPRPWPGPAASAANPSSPGPGNGERPANMKDLEREHILATLREFAGSRKKTVEKLGISERTLRYKLQQYREEGYDC; from the coding sequence ATGATTGAGACCCTCAACATCCTCGTCGTCGAGGACGATGCCGCGCTGCGCGACGCCGTGTGCTTCACGCTCGAGATGGCGCACCACCGCGTCACCGGCGTCGATGGCGGCCCCGCGGCGCTCGAAGCGCTCGAGCGCGATCACTTCAACCTCGTCGTCACCGACCTGCGCATGCAGCCCATGGACGGACTGCAGGTGCTCAACGAGGTGCGCGCACGCCGGCCGCAGCTGCCGGTGCTGCTGATGACCGCCTATGGCGACGTCGACAAGGCGGTGGCGGCGATGCGCGGCGGCGCCTGCGACTTCCTGATGAAGCCCTTCGAGCCCGAGGTGCTGCTCGAGAGCGTGCGCCGCTACGCCGCGGTGCAGCCCGCGGGCGAGGACACCATCGCCGAGGACGCCCACACCCGCAACCTGCTCGCGCTCGCCGCGCGCGTGGCCGAGTCGGATGCGACGGTGATGCTGTCGGGCGAGTCGGGCACCGGCAAGGAAGTGTTCGCGCGCTACATCCACCAGCACTCGCCACGTGCCAAGGGACCCTTCGTCGCGATCAACTGCGCGGCCATCCCCGAGAACCTGCTGGAGGCCACGCTCTTCGGCTACGAGAAGGGCGCCTTCACCGGCGCGCAGGCGGCGCAGCCGGGCAAGTTCGAGCAGGCCCAGGGCGGCACCATCCTGCTCGACGAGATTTCCGAGATGCCGCTCGGCCTGCAGGCCAAGCTCCTGCGGGTGCTACAGGAGCGCGAGGTCGAGCGCGTCGGCGGCAAGAAACCGGTCGCGCTCGATATCCGCGTGCTCGCCACCAGCAACCGCGACATGCTCAAGGAGGTGGCTGCCGGGCATTTCCGCGAGGATCTCTACTACCGCCTCAACGTCTTTCCGATCGCCATCCCGGCGCTGCGCGAGCGTCCGGGCGACATCGTGCCGCTGGCGCGTCACTTCCTTGCCCGCCATGCTGCCCGGCAGCAGCGCAGGGTGCATCTTTCTCCCGCGGCGGAAGCGCTGCTGCCGCGCTATGGCTGGCCGGGGAACGTGCGCGAGCTGGAAAACACGATGCACCGCGTGCTGATCCTCACCCAAGGCGACGAGCTGAGTGCGGAGACCATCCGCCTGTGCTTGCCGCAATGGAACCCGGAGGCGGCAAGCGCTGCCGCCGAACCGGCAAGAATTGCCGGTTTTGCTCCTGCGCAAGGGCATTTCGCGCCGCATGCGGAACATTCCGCGACCCCGCCGCGGCCATGGCCTGGGCCTGCGGCCTCAGCAGCGAACCCGTCGAGCCCGGGTCCAGGCAATGGGGAGCGACCGGCGAACATGAAGGACCTCGAGCGCGAGCACATCCTCGCCACCCTGCGCGAGTTCGCCGGTTCGCGCAAGAAAACCGTTGAAAAGCTTGGGATTTCCGAGCGTACGCTGCGCTACAAGCTGCAGCAGTATCGCGAGGAGGGATATGACTGCTGA
- the fliE gene encoding flagellar hook-basal body complex protein FliE codes for MDTRGIDQMLSELRSVSQAAQGKAASPAEAPAGGVNFADVLNTALKDVSAAQGEARAMAQNFSAGDPNVNLQDVMVNLQKASLSFQQMVQVRNRLVTAYQDIMNMPV; via the coding sequence ATGGACACCCGTGGAATCGACCAGATGCTGAGCGAATTGCGCTCGGTGTCTCAGGCCGCACAAGGCAAGGCCGCCTCTCCCGCCGAAGCGCCCGCGGGCGGCGTGAATTTTGCCGACGTGCTCAACACCGCCCTCAAGGATGTGAGCGCGGCGCAGGGCGAGGCGCGCGCGATGGCACAGAATTTCTCGGCGGGCGACCCCAACGTCAATCTTCAGGACGTGATGGTCAACCTGCAAAAGGCGAGCCTGTCCTTCCAGCAGATGGTGCAGGTGCGCAACCGGCTGGTCACCGCCTACCAGGACATCATGAACATGCCGGTCTGA
- a CDS encoding flagellar brake protein, giving the protein MADAQTPPPIDLARDDGLEKFMLRGKRQIAQLLQDLIDNRCLISAHTGGGHAFMTAVLRLDEDRDRVILDASPDADSNRRALAADRLTCVTHLDHIRIQFVLTGLTSGQDDAHPALFAPMPGEMLRLQRREFFRLKVPLAHELSCLLRAEDLGRKPVQVSVRVIDIGAGGIAVMMAPDAAELVIGGKLPECRLTLPDGEPIELTLEVRNITRQTQRNGTELLRVGMRFAALPRNAEARIQRYIFNTERERNAKERGGL; this is encoded by the coding sequence ATGGCCGACGCCCAAACGCCGCCCCCGATCGACCTTGCCCGCGACGACGGGCTCGAAAAATTCATGCTGCGTGGCAAGCGCCAGATCGCCCAGCTGCTGCAGGATCTCATCGACAACCGCTGCCTGATCTCGGCCCACACCGGCGGCGGGCACGCGTTCATGACCGCGGTGCTGCGCCTGGACGAGGACCGCGACCGCGTCATCCTCGACGCCAGCCCCGACGCCGACTCCAATCGCCGCGCCCTCGCCGCCGATCGCCTGACCTGCGTCACCCACCTCGATCACATCCGGATTCAGTTCGTGCTCACCGGCCTCACCAGCGGCCAGGACGACGCCCACCCCGCCCTGTTCGCGCCGATGCCCGGCGAAATGCTGCGTCTGCAGCGACGCGAGTTCTTCCGCCTCAAGGTGCCGCTGGCGCACGAGCTGAGCTGCCTGCTGCGCGCCGAAGACCTCGGGCGCAAGCCGGTGCAGGTGAGCGTGCGCGTGATCGACATCGGCGCCGGCGGGATCGCGGTCATGATGGCGCCGGACGCCGCCGAGCTGGTGATCGGCGGCAAGCTGCCCGAGTGCAGGCTCACCCTGCCCGACGGCGAGCCGATCGAGCTGACGCTCGAGGTGCGCAACATCACCCGCCAGACCCAGCGCAACGGAACCGAGCTGCTGCGCGTGGGAATGCGCTTCGCGGCGCTGCCGCGCAATGCCGAAGCCCGCATCCAGCGCTACATCTTCAATACCGAGCGCGAGCGCAATGCAAAAGAGCGCGGCGGGCTTTGA
- a CDS encoding flagellar brake protein, which yields MSIEHEDTRIELIHADDEAKYLLRDGREILAILRNIIAARALVSARLAPGNESYLSALIDVSEDDASVLLDASADALQNERIARAEALDCVTQLDKVRIQFALTGQRAVSEGGSPGFRCELPTSLLRLQRREFYRLQTPISQAVTCTVALPQTDGSRRTTELRILDISGGGVAVAVPPVGVRFEPGTEFPNSLLNLPDMPPIPARLIVRNLFRITHRSGSELLRAGCEFADMPRGAEDAIQRYILKVERTRSARERGRL from the coding sequence ATGTCGATCGAACACGAAGACACCCGCATCGAACTCATCCACGCCGACGACGAGGCGAAATACCTGCTGCGCGACGGCCGGGAGATCCTCGCCATCCTCAGGAACATCATCGCCGCGCGCGCGCTGGTGAGCGCCCGCCTCGCCCCCGGCAACGAGTCCTACCTGTCGGCGCTGATCGACGTCAGCGAGGACGACGCCAGCGTGCTGCTCGACGCCAGCGCCGATGCGCTGCAGAACGAACGCATCGCCCGGGCCGAGGCGCTCGACTGCGTCACCCAGCTCGACAAGGTGCGGATCCAGTTTGCCCTCACGGGCCAGCGCGCGGTAAGCGAGGGCGGCAGCCCCGGCTTCCGCTGCGAGCTGCCGACGAGCCTGCTGCGCCTGCAGCGGCGCGAGTTCTACCGCCTGCAGACGCCGATCTCGCAGGCCGTGACCTGCACCGTGGCCCTGCCCCAGACCGACGGCAGCCGGCGCACGACGGAATTGCGCATCCTCGACATCAGCGGCGGCGGCGTGGCGGTCGCGGTGCCGCCGGTGGGCGTGCGCTTCGAGCCCGGCACCGAGTTTCCGAACAGCCTGCTCAACCTGCCCGACATGCCGCCCATCCCGGCGCGGCTGATCGTGCGCAACCTGTTCCGCATCACCCACCGCAGCGGCAGCGAGCTGCTGCGCGCCGGCTGCGAGTTCGCCGACATGCCGCGCGGCGCCGAGGACGCCATCCAGCGCTACATCCTCAAGGTCGAGCGCACGCGCAGCGCGCGCGAGCGCGGCCGCCTGTAA
- a CDS encoding EscU/YscU/HrcU family type III secretion system export apparatus switch protein: MPEARPPLRNEAVALAYTAGEAAPRVVAKGKGVVAREIIERAREAGVFVHESPELVSLLMQVDLDARIPPQLYVAVAELLAWLYRIEQGAEAGAAPAPRDLPESLRPRPTEPAPGERSG, from the coding sequence ATGCCTGAAGCCCGTCCCCCCCTGCGCAACGAGGCCGTCGCGCTCGCCTACACCGCCGGCGAGGCCGCGCCGCGCGTGGTCGCCAAGGGCAAGGGCGTGGTGGCGCGCGAGATCATCGAGCGTGCCCGCGAAGCGGGGGTCTTCGTCCATGAGTCGCCCGAGCTGGTGAGCCTGCTGATGCAGGTCGACCTCGACGCCCGCATTCCGCCGCAGCTCTACGTCGCCGTGGCCGAGCTGCTGGCCTGGCTGTACCGCATCGAACAGGGCGCCGAAGCCGGCGCTGCCCCGGCGCCCCGCGATCTTCCCGAGTCGCTGCGTCCGCGTCCGACCGAACCCGCGCCGGGCGAACGCTCCGGCTAA
- a CDS encoding flagellar hook-length control protein FliK, which produces MIPADLAARLRLLNEASFFNTEPPVAGLQRAREIQAQLPELVPGQRFFATLQRTLPDGTFRALVAGQQMTLSLNTAAKSGDTLELEVSQVTPRAVFARIVGAEVAAGNTASAQPALSQTGRLISFLLTGQPTPQPASLAGNQPLLNAPPANGAQLVPLLRQALGQSGLFYESHQVQWVLGKLDTATLMREPQGQAPVQIGTQPGTGTGTPGAPGTPGAPAGAAPHAGPAPAPAQSATTALSADAAARAAAAPAEGGELEAGRNVAAARGGAEEAAPVRAQPIPERLMPIVHQQLDALATQQYLWQGQAWPGQPIEWLIEDPQGDGSTEGEDAEQSWNTTLRLTLPRLGGVEAQLHLTAAGVALRLRADDAATIQALDAGAAALASALEAANLKLTGLVVEPRGEGPTAADSTANGAVGSGLSTETSSHA; this is translated from the coding sequence CGCCTGCGCCTGCTCAACGAAGCAAGCTTCTTCAACACCGAGCCACCGGTCGCGGGGCTGCAGCGCGCGCGCGAGATCCAGGCCCAGCTGCCCGAGCTCGTTCCCGGCCAGCGCTTCTTCGCCACCCTGCAGCGCACCCTGCCCGACGGCACCTTCCGCGCGCTGGTCGCCGGGCAGCAGATGACGCTGTCGCTCAACACGGCTGCAAAGTCGGGCGATACGCTGGAACTGGAGGTGTCGCAGGTGACGCCGCGCGCGGTGTTCGCGCGCATCGTCGGCGCAGAGGTAGCGGCAGGCAACACCGCCTCGGCGCAGCCTGCGCTCAGCCAGACCGGGCGGCTGATCAGCTTCCTGCTCACCGGCCAGCCCACGCCGCAGCCGGCCAGCCTCGCCGGCAACCAGCCCTTGCTCAACGCGCCACCGGCCAACGGCGCACAGCTCGTGCCCCTGCTGCGCCAGGCGCTCGGCCAGAGCGGGCTGTTCTACGAATCGCACCAGGTGCAATGGGTGCTCGGCAAGCTCGACACCGCCACGCTGATGCGCGAGCCGCAAGGCCAGGCGCCTGTGCAGATCGGTACCCAACCGGGCACCGGCACAGGTACGCCGGGTGCGCCGGGCACGCCGGGCGCACCAGCGGGCGCCGCGCCTCACGCCGGCCCCGCGCCCGCCCCGGCACAGAGCGCGACAACCGCGCTCTCGGCCGACGCTGCAGCCCGTGCCGCCGCGGCGCCCGCTGAAGGCGGCGAACTCGAGGCCGGCCGCAACGTGGCCGCCGCGCGCGGCGGCGCCGAAGAGGCGGCGCCCGTGCGCGCCCAGCCCATCCCCGAGCGCCTGATGCCGATCGTGCACCAGCAGCTCGACGCGCTCGCCACCCAGCAATACCTGTGGCAGGGCCAGGCCTGGCCGGGGCAGCCGATCGAGTGGCTGATCGAGGACCCGCAAGGCGACGGCAGCACCGAGGGCGAGGACGCCGAGCAGAGCTGGAACACCACCCTGCGCCTCACCCTCCCCCGCCTGGGCGGCGTCGAGGCGCAGCTCCACCTCACCGCGGCTGGCGTGGCGCTGCGCCTGCGCGCCGACGATGCGGCCACGATCCAGGCCCTCGATGCCGGCGCCGCCGCGCTGGCCTCGGCGCTCGAGGCAGCCAACCTCAAGCTCACCGGGCTGGTGGTGGAGCCGCGCGGCGAAGGGCCGACCGCCGCCGACTCCACCGCGAACGGCGCAGTCGGAAGCGGCCTGTCCACCGAGACGTCCAGCCATGCCTGA